From the genome of Homalodisca vitripennis isolate AUS2020 chromosome 8, UT_GWSS_2.1, whole genome shotgun sequence, one region includes:
- the LOC124367189 gene encoding matrix metalloproteinase-17-like, protein MAASLVRALLLSLLLLSVSCAPVSDTDNKEDIVFAKDFMSRFGYLDSGDSDSELLVRVELAIKDVQKFGNIKQTGVLDNATIQLMKSPRCGLPDILPSKPNRTKRYILGPTQGWTKRQLTYFIANWSPQIGKEAVRTELQRALAAWSRYSRLSFREVFSPEADIIVAFGSGYHGDS, encoded by the exons ATGGCGGCCTCCTTGGTGCGCGCACTCTTGTTGTCCTTGTTGTTGTTATCAGTGTCCTGTGCTCCTGTGTCTGATACGGATAATAAGGAGGACATCGTATTCGCT aaAGACTTCATGTCCCGGTTCGGTTACTTGGACAGCGGAGACTCCGATTCCGAGTTGCTGGTCAGAGTGGAGTTAGCCATTAAAGATGTCCAgaaatttggaaatattaaacaaactgGAGTGCTGGACAACGCGACTATACAG CTGATGAAGTCCCCAAGATGTGGGTTGCCTGATATCTTGCCTTCCAAGCCAAATCGCACCAAAAGGTACATCCTCGGTCCAACACAGGGATGGACAAAACGGCAACTCACTTACTT TATTGCCAACTGGAGTCCGCAGATAGGGAAAGAAGCTGTGAGAACTGAGTTGCAGCGAGCGCTGGCAGCCTGGTCTCGTTACAGCAGGCTCTCGTTCCGAGAGGTCTTTTCACCAGAGGCAGACATCATTGTTGCTTTCGGCAGTGGTTACCATGGTGACTCGTAA